Part of the Zea mays cultivar B73 chromosome 4, Zm-B73-REFERENCE-NAM-5.0, whole genome shotgun sequence genome is shown below.
CCCTGGCGGGCTGCTTGGACTGCCAGAAGAGGAGCCCCAGCACCACCCGCTGGAAGGCCTCCTTGAGCGGCTGCACGATGTACCTGGACAGCGCGCtgcccccctcctcctcctcggccggcgcggcggccggctTGTTGGGGTCGGCGAACTGGCCGGCGGAGTTGAGGAGCACGACGCCCCGGACCAGCTCCGGCACCTCGGTGGCCGTGAACAGCGTCGTGAAGCCTCCCAAGCTGTCGCGGTGTTGATGGAACGTTTGTTTCATTGGGCATGTACCGTCTGAATTCAGAAGCCGAAATGCCATGTGTGTATCAGTTGGTTGCCGCGTACCTGTTGCCTACAAGGACGGCTGGTTCCTTGACGATCTCCCGGAGGAAGTCGGAGACCTGCTCCATCCAGATGGTGGCCTCGTAGTCCACCAGCGCCTTCTCGCTCCAGCCGAACCCCAGCAGGTCTATGGCGTACACCTTGTACTTCTTGGCCAGCTCAGGGATGTTGTACCTGGATCGATTGACAGTCACAGCATTCAGACATCCAAGCTAAACTTGTTTCAGTGCGTGCCCCCCCGCAACAACCAACCTCCAGTGGAAGGCGGAAGCGCCGAAGCCGTGGATGAGCACGACGGGCCGCCCCGCGCCTTGCTCGACGTAGTGTATCCGGCGACCCCGCCACGTCCAGAAGTTGTACCCGTCAGCTTTGAACGGCAAAATCTCCAGCCCTGCACGCACGACAGGAGAGACGGAGTCGCTGACGATGCCTAGAACAGACAGGATCTGAGAATCGCACGGCTCAGACTTGAGAGCGCCTTTCCTGGTCCTGGCCGAGGCATGTTCATATCATCAGATACCTTGAGCAGCGCCGTTGGCTGAAGCGGGTGAGGTAGCCATCGAGCAGGAGACGGCGAGCGCGATCCCGGCCTTGGTCACCAGCTCCCTCCTCTGCATCATCAGGAACCTGCCCCCTGCCAGTAATGGTCCGGCCCCGGTCGCAATGATGAGCGTTGGGATAACCAGATACGGTTGCTTAGAGTTTCACGGACCTGGCAGAGACGAAGGCGCTCACCGTTAAGGCCGGTCTGCTGGGAACCCGCGCCGCGGCGGCGGCCGGAGCCGGCCGTCCGGAGGGCGGCCACGGACGCGACGGACATCGGTAGGCAGGGCTCGTGCAGAGCGGCGGCGAACGCTGGAACAGAGGACGGGGCCAGGCCGGCCAGGGGAACGGAAGTGAAGGCTcgttctgtttttttttttcttTGTGTAGCAGGTTTGCGTCGGGGATCGTGTGGTGCTCCGTGGCGCGGCGCGCGATCGGGTAGCCGTGGCAACGCCCGGGCCAAAAGAGTATGCGGGGGAGGCGACGCGCCAACAACAGGTCGTGCGGCTCGGccaagtttttttttttttttttttttgcctggGCTGGTGAATCCGCGCTGCGGCGAAATATCTGCCGGTCTGCTCTGCTGGCGGTGGCGCCTTGTTGCGTGGAGGTGAGAACGGAAACTGGGCTCGCGCCGGCGGCGGCTGGGCCACGGTGGTTTGAGGCCTGCAGGTGAATGGAGCGGGCCCGTTCAAATTTCACGTGCGCCGCGCCAAACACGTCAAACAAAACACTGGATTAGGTTTTCGTCATGATTGACGAGAGAAGAAGGTAATGTATAACCGCCGACAAAATGTTTCATAACAGTTCACATTCGATTAGGTTTTTGTTGAATGATGTTCATATGTATGGCTCTGAATCACTTTATTAAAATAACATTTCATATTAAATCTAACAATATTTATTAATATCATAAATATCGGTCTTTTTTTATCCATGCTTACTAAAATATGATAGGGGGTGGGGTGGGGACGGAAGGAGTATTATACAACAGGAGAGGCATCGATCAAAGTGAGTGAGATTAAAGTATGGGCTACTTGGCTGTCAGCGTCAACGTAAAGGGACCAAAGGTGGTCATTGTGGCGCGACCACGGTTTACAAAACCGTTTAGCCTTAAAAAATCGCTACCCACTGGTAACGGTTTACCGTCGGTAAACGGTGGAAACCGGTAAAACCCGACCGGTTTGACCAATTCaaatcaatttgaattcaaaccggTTTACCGGTGAAAAACCGCTCTAACCCGTCGGTTAATCGCGAAACAAACTGGTTTTGTTTTTTTTACAGAAAAATGATAATTTTTGAAAAGAATTATTTGTAGTTTACTCAATTCACATTGCACAGTAAATATTAATTGATTCACACGACATATGTTCACcaaaataacatacaacatacatATACAACCACAAACTCTAGTTCTCATGCAACAAACAACCAGCGAACTCCGCAATAAtcaaatacaagttcttttacaACTCTCCAACGAGGCAACGACACATAGGTTGACTTATTTCACAATAATCACATGTTCAGCTCGAGTCATAGTGATAGTACTTAGGCATGTTGGAAGTATCGTGATATTGTTACAATCCGTCATAGTGATAGATCTATACAAAATATATGAGATACATTATCGAGAAAACAAGAGCGGCAAACAAATACTTATCCACAAAGCAAAAAAAACATACCAGTATGTGTGTGTGGTGTTTGTATATTGCATGTGCACCTCACCAAGTGTTGAACTTTTCTCCTAGTCAGCAAATCTTAGGAACACATACAGAAGAACTGGAGCTAAGGGTTCTAGATTGAGTCTTGTTCAGACGGATACTTATTAGAAGAACTGAAGCTACTTGATCCACGGAATCCATCGTGGATAGGAAATGAAACCGAAATTAACCACTAAATGTCTAAACTTGACTTGAGCTACGCGTTTCATCTTCATATATAGCATATAACATTTTCACATATAACATATAACATTAAACAAGATTAATATAGCTAAATTGACCACTAAATACTCAATTGTGGCATTAAATCCGGTTTCCCAGCAAAAAAATAGCGGTTTACCGGTCTAAAATAACGGTTTACCGGTCCAAAAAACGGTTTACCAGCGGTTTCGTTGTTTATGATTTTTTTCAAATTTTTTGAATTTGGAATGAATTTGAAAAAAAATACCGGTGGTTAATCGAAACCGCACCCGGTCGGTTTCGGTAAACAGACCGGTAAACCGCCGGTTTTTACCGGTTTTGTAAACCTTGCGAGGGACTTGAAATGTTCCGAGATCAAACGCCAGTCGCCAGGGGTGCAAGTGCAAACTGCAAAGGTAGAGAGGGAATATGCTGAGTTACACGGAGAACTTACCTTATGCGCGGACTCTCTCTttccatttttttaaaaaaactgtaACTTGCATTATCACTGGGTACAAATCAAATCCTAATCGCAAAAAATATTTGAGCAGTGCCATCCCTTTTGCAACTGCAACGTTGCTCGGTCAAAAAAGGGCAGGAAGTAAGAAACAACAAACAATGATATGGTTCAACCGTGCAGAGCAGATACAATGGTTAGGATTTAATAGGCGTCCCATGACGTGTAAAACCCAATTAAGAATATTTGCAGACCATGGGTCGGACCACCATCCTATGCTAGGTTCCGCCGAAAATGGACCATAAACCTGCACTCCTTTTGAAACACTCGCGCACTGTCATTCGCAGCTGTCCGGCTGGTGGTTTTACATTGTTTTAGCAAAGACCTAGTACAGGAGATgcatgcctgcctgcctgcctgaacATGCGGAGTTATTGAGTGGATCGATCGTTATTGAGATGGTGGCCACCCACGACGCCACAAAGCATACGAACGGAGCGGCATGGAATGGACCATGGAATGGGATGGATATGCTCTCGCGCTCCGAGTGTGCCCATGTCGATGCCACCAACTGAACGCGGAAAGAGCAAGCGCGCGACGATGCCCATGAGCAACCCAACAAGAGCTGTCACCCTCATCTAAGGGCGCAAGCGCAACCAGCCCTGCCCATCTGCTATCATGTGCATTAGCTAGAGGCTCGGTGGTGTCGTTGCTGGTCGTTTGATTCCTGTCTGTTCTTCTTCCCTCTTCCTTTTAATAATACCCCATCTTCCTAATTTCTAATTCGTTTGATTTTTTTTATGCTAAGTTTACCCGGCTCATCTTATTCAAAAAATAAGAAATTCAAAACTATAGTTAGAGTATACTATATAGTAGACGATATCATCGTAAAAACTAACAATGATTATGAAACAAATTAATAAAATGAGTAGGTCAAATTTTGGATAAAAAatcaaacaaattataaattgaaacaaaatcaaacaaattataaattaAAACAGAGTGAATACTTCATATATACCGTGTCGATTGACTTTTTCTTCGTAGTGTCCTCTCCACGAATCTGAGCGAGTTTGGCGCTTTGATCAGGTGAGTGCTTAACTTGTTAGATCTATGACGTGATttttctgaaaaagaaaaaaaacatgtGACGTGATGGCTGGTGCTAGATACTTCTACGTGTAGAGAAACGGGTACAGATGAGCAGTACGTACAGTGTAAAATCCACTGGAAGAACGTGTGGAGAGTTTGTGATTCGACAGGAACCTTTATTTGTTATGTATAAAAAATAATTTATCATGTGTGTTTATGGCCGGCCACTAACTGATATTTTTATCAGGAAGTCAGGATAAGTCTACTATCGTACCTTTTTCAGGGCAGAGAGAGAtatgtgttgagaactacgtcaccacggatcatcagatccgctcccttccctcccgtcagcagtagaggcgcaagaagatgtagagaactcgtctcccttcccataagcacgacagaggaaacacacgagacactggatatagggttgggtcTCTGGCCCCTTTCTGATCTCTGTCATATGAAAGGGTGTACagattccttatatagagatgtgagacccctcaggggcaaagctggtatttgcccacataaccctaactagggttacttaacactccctcttgggcgaataccgcgaccaacacatgcctcgtttaAACTCcgaaaaaacccagtgggaaaaatatggagaaagagtgcatggtgatacaaattgcatttgcactttgttgcctcgttaaaaacctcatgtgagaaacttcaagaaaactcaccaagggaaaaagagtacaacatatGTCATCGTGACAGATTTTgatcctctgggatctagattctatcgaatcttctacaagggctaactttaggAATATGCTCCCCCTGAACCTTGCAAAACTGTATCAATAagacaaaacatcttcttctggaagtatatgcacataaagatttagcaaacggattgcatatccttgcaaggactatttcaggaactttacctctactcacttctgggatacacgaggtaagtgcacgtgtcaatataaataagccactttgacttatggtgttcgatcgactggatc
Proteins encoded:
- the LOC100272809 gene encoding uncharacterized LOC100272809, giving the protein MSVASVAALRTAGSGRRRGAGSQQTGLNGGRFLMMQRRELVTKAGIALAVSCSMATSPASANGAAQGLEILPFKADGYNFWTWRGRRIHYVEQGAGRPVVLIHGFGASAFHWRYNIPELAKKYKVYAIDLLGFGWSEKALVDYEATIWMEQVSDFLREIVKEPAVLVGNSLGGFTTLFTATEVPELVRGVVLLNSAGQFADPNKPAAAPAEEEEGGSALSRYIVQPLKEAFQRVVLGLLFWQSKQPARVEKVLKSVYIDPSNVDDYLVGSITAPAADPNAGEVYYRLMSRFMSNQSRYTLDRLLGKMSCPLLLLWGDLDPWVGPAKAARIQEFYADTAVVHLQAGHCPHDEAPEQANRALLEWLAALDARAKSAEPSLQTV